A single Micromonospora sp. CCTCC AA 2012012 DNA region contains:
- a CDS encoding glycoside hydrolase family 15 protein encodes MDRGWISAHGFLADGRSAVLVDRDGAVNWWCPARFDGPSVFGRLLDDRAGHWSIRPVDAYTTTRSYLDDSLVLRTVFTTATGAVAVTDALALEPGARGHEIGLRSPRVLARLVEGLTGEVPMRVDYQPRFEYGRVRGYLTDTGGVIGATAGATRLDLRADPPLRCAEGGATGEFTARAGSVHGFTLGYAPTYDGGEPTLPDADRVVADAVAGWRSWAGLHDYRGLHRDQVRRSAMVVQGMTYQPSGAIVAAATTSLPEELGGDRNYDYRYVWVRDFSLTLQALWRAACPDEANRQFAWVARAMGRIDDAPVPIMYGVEGERDLTEHSLDHLAGYAHSRPVLVGNDAWRQRQTDVLGDILDAAWLMRHYLDPMSPEVRHLLHALADQAVLDWHRPDAGMWEARDAERHYLSSKVQCWTALDRAVRFGPRIGEPADVARWAAARDEVRAAVLTRGWNDRLGAYTGAFDSDELDASVLIMPLVGFLPADDPRMRATVDVVERELSHDGLLRRWDGDPAGFVICSFWLVGCLAEAGELDRAGRLLDQLAARVNDLGLYAEQIDQATGEQLGNFPQAFSHIGLINAAGRLTEAAGRMGATTAPATEGARR; translated from the coding sequence GTGGATCGGGGATGGATCAGCGCGCACGGGTTTCTCGCCGACGGTCGCAGCGCGGTGCTGGTGGACCGGGACGGCGCGGTGAACTGGTGGTGCCCCGCCCGCTTCGACGGGCCGTCGGTCTTCGGGCGGTTGCTCGACGACCGGGCCGGGCACTGGAGCATCCGGCCGGTCGACGCGTACACCACCACCCGGTCCTATCTGGACGACTCGCTGGTGCTGCGGACGGTCTTCACCACCGCTACCGGTGCGGTCGCGGTGACCGACGCCCTCGCGCTGGAGCCCGGCGCGCGGGGCCACGAGATCGGTCTGCGCTCGCCCCGGGTCCTCGCCCGGCTCGTCGAGGGGCTCACCGGTGAGGTGCCGATGCGGGTCGACTACCAACCCCGCTTCGAGTACGGCCGGGTCCGTGGCTATCTCACCGACACCGGCGGGGTGATCGGGGCGACCGCCGGCGCGACCCGGCTCGACCTGCGCGCCGACCCCCCGCTGCGCTGCGCCGAGGGCGGCGCCACCGGGGAGTTCACCGCCCGCGCCGGCTCCGTGCACGGCTTCACCCTGGGGTACGCCCCGACCTACGACGGCGGGGAACCCACCCTGCCCGACGCCGACCGGGTGGTCGCCGACGCCGTCGCCGGCTGGCGGTCCTGGGCCGGCCTGCACGACTACCGCGGCCTGCACCGCGACCAGGTCCGGCGCAGCGCGATGGTGGTGCAGGGGATGACCTACCAGCCCAGCGGCGCGATCGTCGCGGCGGCGACCACCTCGCTCCCCGAGGAGCTGGGCGGCGACCGCAACTACGACTACCGCTACGTCTGGGTCCGCGACTTCAGCCTCACCCTCCAGGCGCTCTGGCGGGCCGCCTGCCCCGACGAGGCCAACCGCCAGTTCGCCTGGGTGGCCCGCGCGATGGGCCGGATCGACGACGCGCCGGTGCCCATCATGTACGGCGTCGAGGGGGAACGGGACCTCACCGAACACTCCCTCGACCACCTCGCCGGCTACGCCCACAGTCGACCGGTCCTCGTCGGCAACGACGCGTGGCGGCAGCGGCAGACCGACGTGCTCGGCGACATCCTCGACGCCGCCTGGTTGATGCGGCACTACCTGGACCCGATGTCGCCCGAGGTGCGCCACCTGCTGCACGCCCTGGCCGACCAGGCGGTGCTCGACTGGCACCGCCCGGACGCCGGGATGTGGGAGGCGCGGGACGCCGAACGGCACTACCTGTCGTCGAAGGTGCAGTGCTGGACCGCGCTGGACCGGGCGGTCCGCTTCGGGCCACGGATCGGCGAGCCGGCCGACGTGGCGCGCTGGGCGGCCGCCCGGGACGAGGTACGCGCGGCGGTGCTGACCCGGGGCTGGAACGACCGGCTGGGCGCGTACACCGGGGCCTTCGACTCCGACGAGCTGGACGCCTCGGTGCTGATCATGCCGCTGGTCGGCTTCCTCCCGGCGGACGACCCCCGGATGCGTGCCACGGTGGACGTGGTGGAACGGGAGCTGTCCCACGACGGCCTGCTGCGGCGCTGGGACGGCGACCCCGCCGGCTTCGTCATCTGCTCGTTCTGGCTGGTCGGCTGCCTCGCCGAGGCCGGCGAGCTGGACCGGGCCGGGCGGCTGTTGGACCAGCTCGCCGCCCGGGTGAACGACCTCGGGCTCTATGCCGAGCAGATCGACCAGGCCACCGGCGAGCAACTCGGCAACTTTCCCCAGGCCTTCTCGCACATCGGCCTGATCAACGCCGCCGGACGGCTCACCGAGGCCGCCGGGCGAATGGGCGCGACCACCGCGCCCGCCACGGAGGGAGCACGCAGATGA
- a CDS encoding general stress protein has product MTRPSTPTAAWQPGMPGSDNLPSGPAGRPAAPSGDGHGPQAGQPTVTIGSYPDYPSAQRVVDYLADNRFPVERTSIVGTNLTLVETVMGRMTNGRAAMIGAGTGAWFGLFIGLLFGIFTAGNWVAVILVGLVIGAIWGAVFGAVAHAMTGGQRDFTSASSLRAGQYAVTVDAGLADQARQLLGRMHLTPTGATAR; this is encoded by the coding sequence ATGACCAGACCCTCGACTCCGACCGCGGCCTGGCAACCCGGGATGCCGGGCAGCGACAACCTCCCGTCCGGTCCGGCCGGCCGGCCGGCCGCGCCCAGCGGGGACGGCCACGGACCACAGGCGGGTCAACCGACCGTGACGATCGGGTCGTACCCGGACTATCCGTCCGCGCAGCGGGTGGTGGACTATCTCGCCGACAACCGGTTCCCGGTGGAGCGAACCTCCATCGTCGGCACCAACCTGACCCTGGTGGAGACCGTGATGGGTCGGATGACCAACGGCCGGGCGGCGATGATCGGCGCCGGCACGGGCGCCTGGTTCGGCCTCTTCATCGGGCTGTTGTTCGGCATCTTCACCGCCGGCAACTGGGTGGCGGTGATCCTGGTCGGGCTGGTGATCGGCGCGATCTGGGGCGCGGTGTTCGGCGCGGTGGCGCACGCCATGACCGGGGGTCAGCGCGACTTCACCTCGGCCAGTTCGCTGCGCGCCGGCCAGTACGCGGTGACCGTGGACGCCGGCCTGGCCGACCAGGCGCGGCAGTTGCTGGGTCGGATGCACCTCACCCCGACCGGCGCGACCGCCCGCTGA
- a CDS encoding DUF1684 domain-containing protein, with the protein MDDLDVLDWRERVARLHLSDLDLTGFRAARDELFGTHPASPVPAADRPGFTGLRWFPPDPAAVVEAPLRPASGAERIDTGGPDGVVHYRRVAVADTPWGPLTLWWIEAYGGGLFVPVRDGTSGRETYGGGRYLTDTVKGTFGRGLTVLPGGRVRLDANYLYNPSCAYDDRWACPLAPAENRVATPIRAGELTYHD; encoded by the coding sequence GTGGACGATCTCGATGTGCTCGACTGGCGGGAACGGGTGGCCCGGCTGCACCTGTCCGACCTCGACCTGACCGGCTTCCGCGCGGCCCGCGACGAGCTGTTCGGTACCCATCCGGCCAGCCCCGTGCCGGCGGCCGACCGGCCCGGGTTCACCGGCCTGCGCTGGTTCCCGCCGGACCCGGCCGCCGTGGTCGAGGCGCCGCTGCGTCCCGCCTCCGGCGCCGAGCGCATCGACACCGGCGGCCCCGACGGGGTGGTCCACTACCGCCGGGTGGCGGTCGCCGACACCCCCTGGGGGCCGCTGACCCTGTGGTGGATCGAGGCGTACGGGGGTGGACTCTTCGTGCCGGTGCGCGACGGCACCAGCGGACGGGAGACGTACGGCGGGGGGCGTTATCTCACCGACACCGTCAAGGGCACCTTCGGGCGGGGGCTGACCGTGCTGCCCGGCGGGCGGGTCCGGCTCGACGCCAACTACCTCTACAACCCGAGCTGCGCGTACGACGACCGGTGGGCCTGCCCGCTCGCCCCCGCGGAGAACCGGGTGGCCACGCCGATCCGGGCCGGGGAGCTGACGTACCACGACTGA
- a CDS encoding MarR family winged helix-turn-helix transcriptional regulator, whose translation MTESLSPERMAAWRAYIESSQRLFTQLEEDLRAAGELSFADYHVLVLLSEAPGQRLRMGELAGRLVFSPSRLTYQISSMQKRGLVARQACPDDRRGSEAVLTAAGLLALRDAAPQHLASVRTHLMDDLDDAEVACLTRVFERIGRRLRAARDASSTPADHQGAL comes from the coding sequence GTGACCGAGAGCCTGAGCCCCGAGCGGATGGCCGCCTGGCGCGCCTACATCGAGTCGAGCCAGCGGTTGTTCACCCAGCTCGAGGAGGACCTGCGCGCGGCCGGCGAGCTGAGCTTCGCCGACTACCACGTGCTGGTGCTGCTCTCCGAGGCGCCGGGGCAGCGACTGCGGATGGGCGAGCTGGCCGGCCGACTGGTCTTCTCGCCCAGTCGGCTGACGTACCAGATCTCCTCGATGCAGAAGCGCGGCCTGGTCGCCCGGCAGGCCTGCCCGGACGACCGCCGGGGCAGCGAGGCGGTGCTGACCGCCGCCGGGCTGCTCGCCCTCCGGGACGCCGCGCCGCAGCACCTGGCGTCGGTGCGCACCCACCTCATGGACGACCTCGACGACGCCGAGGTCGCCTGCCTCACCCGGGTCTTCGAACGGATCGGCCGGCGCCTGCGCGCCGCCCGCGACGCGTCGTCCACCCCGGCCGACCACCAAGGAGCCCTCTGA
- a CDS encoding pirin family protein has protein sequence MPAITVDDVLVLPRLPRLDESTTFRPVRRLTTAPSGYEGEGFPVRRAFAGVPLTELDPFIHLDQMGEVDYAPGEPKGTPWHPHRGFETVTYMIDGIMDHQDSLGGGGTITDGDTQWMTAASGLLHIEAPPEHLVASGGLFHGLQLWVNLPRAAKMNPPRYQDIRGRESALLTTPDGGALIRVIAGEVAGHRGPGSTHTPITITHVTLQPGAELSLPWRPDFNALVYVLAGRGTVGTDRRPIHLGQLAVHGPGDALRVTADAQQDGNTPALELYIMGGLPIREPVAHYGPFVMNTRDELVQAFEDFKAGKLGVVPAQRLPHTGGEDARP, from the coding sequence ATGCCCGCCATCACCGTCGACGACGTCCTCGTCCTGCCCCGCCTCCCCCGGCTCGACGAGTCCACCACCTTCCGGCCGGTCCGCCGGCTGACCACCGCGCCCAGCGGTTACGAGGGCGAGGGCTTCCCGGTCCGCCGGGCCTTCGCCGGCGTGCCGCTGACCGAGCTGGACCCGTTCATCCACCTCGACCAGATGGGCGAGGTCGACTACGCGCCGGGCGAGCCGAAGGGCACCCCCTGGCACCCGCACCGCGGCTTCGAGACGGTGACCTACATGATCGACGGGATCATGGACCACCAGGACTCGCTGGGCGGCGGCGGCACCATCACCGACGGCGACACCCAGTGGATGACGGCCGCCAGCGGGCTGCTGCACATCGAGGCGCCGCCGGAGCACCTGGTGGCCAGCGGTGGCCTCTTCCACGGCCTCCAGCTCTGGGTCAACCTGCCCCGGGCCGCCAAGATGAACCCGCCGCGCTACCAGGACATCCGCGGCAGGGAGTCGGCGCTGCTGACCACCCCCGACGGGGGCGCGCTGATCCGGGTGATCGCCGGTGAGGTCGCCGGGCACCGTGGCCCGGGTTCCACCCACACCCCGATCACCATCACGCACGTGACGCTCCAGCCCGGCGCCGAGCTGAGCCTGCCCTGGCGGCCCGACTTCAACGCGCTGGTCTATGTGCTGGCCGGCCGGGGCACCGTCGGCACCGACCGCCGCCCGATCCACCTGGGTCAGCTCGCGGTGCACGGCCCGGGCGACGCCCTGCGGGTGACCGCCGACGCGCAGCAGGACGGCAACACCCCCGCCCTGGAGCTCTACATCATGGGCGGGCTGCCGATCCGGGAGCCGGTGGCGCACTACGGCCCGTTCGTGATGAACACCCGGGACGAGCTGGTCCAGGCGTTCGAGGACTTCAAGGCCGGCAAGCTCGGCGTGGTCCCGGCGCAGCGGCTGCCGCACACCGGCGGCGAGGACGCCCGTCCCTGA
- a CDS encoding phospholipase D family protein has translation MTMQDWFLTAAERANPASELPVWTTGNLAEPLIHGAAYFDRLVSEVEALEAGDHLFFTDWRGDPDQRMRPDGPTVTQLFAQAAQRGVVVKGLIWRSHLDALSYSEAENRDLSEAICAAGGEVLLDQRVRRGGSHHQKLVVLRHPDAPERDIAFAGGIDLCHSRRDDADHAGDRQAVAMSPRYGPHPPWHDVQLAVRGPVVGALDTTFRERWTDPMPLDSENPLAYLRDRLRGADLTPDPLPDQPADPPPCGPHRIQVLRTYPAVRPRYSFAPDGERTVARGYTKAVRRARKLIYLEDQYLWSSEVAELFAQALREHPELHLVAVVPRHPDVDGRLALPPNMVGREQALSLCQRAAPDRVHVFDVENHEGTPVYVHAKVCVIDDVWSSVGSDNLNRRSWTHDSELSCAVLDDTRDDRAPADPAGLGDGARVFARDLRLRLWREHLDRDPDGAEDHDLLDPETAVKAITGAAEALQRWHDGGRVGPRPPGRLRPHHPERLSWRTRVWALPAYRLVYDPDGRPLRARRAGTW, from the coding sequence GTGACGATGCAGGACTGGTTCCTCACCGCAGCGGAACGCGCCAACCCGGCATCAGAGTTACCCGTCTGGACGACGGGAAACCTCGCCGAGCCGCTCATTCACGGCGCGGCGTACTTCGACCGCCTGGTCAGCGAGGTCGAGGCGCTGGAGGCCGGCGACCATCTCTTCTTCACCGACTGGCGGGGCGACCCCGACCAGCGGATGCGGCCGGACGGGCCGACGGTGACCCAGCTCTTCGCCCAGGCCGCTCAGCGCGGGGTGGTGGTGAAGGGCCTGATCTGGCGCTCCCACCTCGACGCGCTCTCCTACAGCGAGGCGGAGAACCGCGACCTCAGCGAGGCGATCTGCGCCGCCGGTGGCGAGGTGCTGCTCGACCAGCGGGTCCGGCGCGGCGGCTCGCACCACCAGAAGCTGGTGGTGCTGCGCCACCCCGACGCCCCGGAGCGCGACATCGCCTTCGCCGGCGGGATCGACCTGTGCCACAGCCGGCGCGACGACGCCGACCACGCGGGCGACCGCCAGGCCGTCGCCATGTCGCCACGGTACGGCCCGCACCCGCCCTGGCACGACGTGCAGCTCGCGGTCCGCGGCCCGGTGGTCGGGGCGCTGGACACCACCTTCCGGGAGCGGTGGACCGACCCGATGCCGCTGGACTCGGAGAACCCGCTGGCCTACCTGCGGGACCGGCTGCGCGGCGCGGACCTGACCCCTGACCCGCTGCCCGACCAGCCGGCCGACCCGCCGCCCTGCGGCCCGCACCGGATCCAGGTGCTGCGCACCTACCCGGCGGTCCGCCCCCGGTACTCCTTCGCCCCCGACGGCGAGCGGACCGTGGCGCGGGGCTACACCAAGGCGGTCCGGCGGGCCCGAAAGCTGATCTATCTGGAGGACCAGTACCTCTGGTCCAGCGAGGTGGCCGAACTCTTCGCCCAGGCCCTGCGGGAGCACCCGGAGCTGCACCTGGTGGCCGTGGTGCCGCGCCACCCGGACGTGGACGGCCGACTCGCCCTGCCGCCGAACATGGTGGGTCGGGAGCAGGCGCTCTCGCTCTGCCAGCGGGCCGCCCCGGACCGGGTGCACGTCTTCGACGTGGAGAACCACGAGGGCACCCCGGTCTATGTGCACGCCAAGGTGTGCGTGATCGACGACGTCTGGTCGAGCGTGGGCAGCGACAACCTCAACCGCCGGTCCTGGACGCACGACAGCGAGCTGTCCTGCGCGGTGCTGGACGACACCCGCGACGATCGGGCCCCCGCCGACCCGGCCGGACTGGGCGACGGGGCCCGGGTCTTCGCCCGGGACCTGCGGCTACGGCTGTGGCGCGAGCACCTGGACCGGGACCCGGACGGCGCCGAGGACCACGACCTGCTCGACCCGGAGACCGCCGTCAAGGCGATCACCGGCGCGGCCGAGGCGTTGCAGCGCTGGCACGACGGGGGTCGGGTCGGGCCCCGCCCGCCGGGGCGGCTCCGCCCGCACCACCCGGAACGGCTGTCCTGGCGCACCCGGGTCTGGGCGTTGCCCGCGTACCGGCTGGTCTACGACCCGGACGGCAGGCCACTGCGGGCCCGCCGGGCGGGGACGTGGTGA
- a CDS encoding SigB/SigF/SigG family RNA polymerase sigma factor — translation MTAQTVTEQAATTPSTTEKLDPRALTDSAADLLNAMAALPANHPSRAAMRDKAIEAWLPLANHLAHRYSGRGEPTDDLAQTAAVGLIKAIDKFDPTRGVDFAGYAIPTIIGELKRHFRDRTWDIRVPRRLQELRLAISDANSTLLQSLGRSPTVADIAAHLKLTEEEVLEGLEGARAYNAVSLSTPTGDGERATELGDMLGGEDSEFELAELRVALGPALATLDEREQKILTLRFYGNLTQSQIAEQIGVSQMHVSRLLARALTKLRGQLDGTY, via the coding sequence ATGACCGCGCAAACCGTCACCGAGCAGGCGGCCACCACGCCGTCCACCACGGAGAAGCTCGACCCCCGGGCCCTCACCGACAGCGCCGCCGACCTGCTCAACGCGATGGCCGCGCTGCCCGCGAACCACCCGTCGCGCGCCGCGATGCGCGACAAGGCGATCGAGGCGTGGCTGCCGCTCGCCAACCACCTCGCCCACCGCTACAGCGGCCGGGGCGAGCCCACCGACGACCTGGCGCAGACCGCCGCCGTCGGCCTGATCAAGGCGATCGACAAGTTCGACCCCACCCGCGGCGTCGACTTCGCCGGCTACGCCATCCCGACCATCATCGGCGAGCTCAAGCGGCACTTCCGCGACCGCACCTGGGACATCCGGGTGCCGCGTCGCCTCCAGGAGCTGCGGCTGGCCATCTCCGACGCCAACAGCACGCTGCTGCAGAGCCTCGGCCGCTCGCCGACGGTCGCCGACATCGCCGCCCACCTCAAGCTCACCGAGGAAGAGGTGCTGGAGGGCCTGGAGGGCGCCCGCGCCTACAACGCGGTCTCGCTCTCCACGCCGACCGGTGACGGCGAGCGGGCGACCGAGCTGGGCGACATGCTCGGCGGCGAGGACAGCGAGTTCGAGCTGGCCGAGCTGCGGGTCGCGCTGGGCCCGGCGCTCGCCACCCTCGACGAGCGCGAGCAGAAGATCCTCACCCTGCGCTTCTACGGCAACCTGACCCAGTCGCAGATCGCCGAGCAGATCGGCGTCTCGCAGATGCACGTGTCCCGGCTGCTCGCCCGGGCGCTGACGAAGCTGCGGGGGCAGCTCGACGGAACGTACTAG
- a CDS encoding ATP-dependent RNA helicase → MLSDVPLDLPVRPVLPALVAALRDAGSAVLVAPPGTGKTTLAPLAVADEVTGRVLVAQPRRVAARAAARRMADLLGERVGHRIGYAVRGERRVGPDTRVEVVTTGLLLRRLHHDPELPGVGAVLLDECHERQLDADLALAFTVEARGTLRPDLWLLAMSATPQADRFAALLGDTGRPAPVIRAEAALHPVTRIWTPPPRPVGAPGAGRVDRALLDHVAATVRRALAERDGDLLVFLPGAGEIAAVTGRLADLRDRVDVLPLHGRLPGAAQDAALRPPPSRPDAGPDAGGTDRRRVVLATAVAESSLTVPGVRVVVDAGLSRVARTDLARGLGALVTVPVSRAAATQRAGRAGREAPGHVYRCWSEATHARLAPQPEPEIATADLTGFALELAAWGSPDGTGLALPDPPPPAAMTVARETLRTLGAIDAQGRITRRGRAIAGAGAHPRLARALLDGAQRVGAERAAEVVALLAEESVAGPGDDLAAAWRRLRAGTDAPATARWRAEVRRLRSALPARDLIGDAEPAADTQPAGAGAREPRANRGAEETRADRGAGGTRAGGGDRAAGGRLTDDLAAGLLVGLAYPERLARARRAGGTSYLMAGGTAAELAAGSGLAGSVWLAVAVADRSPGAPTARVRLATPVDEATAREAGGPLLRTEREVGWSGADVVAREVVRLGAIELVDRPLAAPPPELVAEAVLTGLRQGGLGLLTWTPAATALRQRLAFCRHALGDGWPEVSDEALLADAPRWLGPELARARRRADLARIDVTGALRRLLDWSQAARLDALAPERLDVPSGSRIRVDYADPAAPVLAVKLQETFGWRDAPRVADGRVPVLLHLLSPAGRPVAVTADLASFWRVGYPQVRAELRGRYPRHPWPEDPTTAAPTRHATPRRR, encoded by the coding sequence GTGCTCTCCGACGTACCCCTCGACCTGCCGGTCCGCCCGGTGCTGCCGGCGCTGGTCGCGGCGCTGCGGGACGCGGGCAGCGCCGTCCTGGTGGCGCCGCCCGGCACCGGCAAGACCACCCTCGCCCCGCTCGCCGTCGCCGACGAGGTCACCGGCCGGGTGCTGGTCGCGCAGCCCCGCCGGGTCGCCGCCCGCGCCGCCGCCCGCCGGATGGCGGACCTGCTCGGCGAGCGGGTCGGCCACCGCATCGGGTACGCCGTCCGCGGCGAGCGCCGGGTCGGCCCGGACACCCGCGTCGAGGTGGTCACCACCGGTCTGCTGCTGCGGCGGCTGCACCACGACCCGGAGCTGCCCGGGGTCGGCGCGGTGCTGCTCGACGAGTGCCACGAACGGCAGCTCGACGCCGACCTGGCCCTCGCCTTCACGGTGGAGGCCCGGGGCACACTCCGCCCCGACCTGTGGCTGCTGGCCATGTCGGCCACCCCGCAGGCGGACCGGTTCGCCGCGCTGCTCGGCGACACCGGGCGACCCGCGCCGGTGATCCGGGCGGAGGCGGCGCTGCATCCGGTGACCCGGATCTGGACGCCGCCACCCCGGCCGGTCGGCGCGCCCGGCGCGGGACGGGTGGACCGGGCGCTGCTCGACCACGTGGCCGCCACGGTCCGGCGGGCGCTCGCCGAACGCGACGGTGACCTGCTCGTCTTCCTCCCCGGCGCCGGGGAGATCGCCGCCGTCACGGGTCGGCTGGCCGACCTGCGGGACCGGGTCGACGTGCTGCCGCTGCACGGCCGGCTTCCCGGCGCGGCGCAGGACGCGGCCCTGCGACCCCCACCGTCCCGGCCGGACGCCGGACCCGACGCGGGCGGGACCGACCGCCGTCGGGTGGTGCTGGCCACCGCGGTGGCGGAGAGCAGCCTGACCGTGCCCGGCGTACGGGTCGTGGTGGACGCCGGGTTGAGCCGGGTGGCCCGGACGGACCTGGCGCGGGGGTTGGGCGCGCTGGTCACCGTCCCGGTCTCCCGGGCGGCGGCCACCCAGCGGGCCGGCCGGGCCGGCCGGGAGGCGCCCGGACACGTCTACCGGTGTTGGTCGGAGGCCACCCACGCGCGGCTCGCCCCGCAGCCGGAGCCGGAGATCGCCACCGCCGACCTGACCGGCTTCGCGCTGGAGCTGGCCGCCTGGGGCAGCCCGGACGGCACCGGCCTGGCGCTGCCCGATCCGCCGCCGCCGGCCGCGATGACGGTGGCCCGGGAGACGTTGCGCACCCTCGGCGCGATCGACGCGCAGGGCCGGATCACCCGACGGGGGCGGGCGATCGCCGGGGCGGGTGCCCATCCCCGGTTGGCCCGGGCGCTGCTCGACGGTGCGCAGCGGGTGGGCGCGGAGCGGGCCGCCGAGGTGGTCGCGCTGCTGGCCGAGGAGTCGGTCGCGGGCCCGGGCGACGACCTGGCCGCGGCGTGGCGTCGGCTGCGCGCCGGCACCGACGCGCCCGCCACCGCCCGCTGGCGCGCCGAGGTACGCCGCCTGCGCTCCGCCCTCCCCGCCCGGGACCTGATCGGGGACGCCGAGCCCGCCGCGGACACGCAGCCAGCCGGGGCAGGCGCCCGGGAGCCCCGCGCGAACCGGGGTGCCGAGGAGACCCGGGCCGACCGGGGCGCTGGCGGGACCCGGGCCGGCGGCGGCGACCGGGCCGCCGGGGGTCGCCTCACCGACGACCTGGCCGCGGGGCTGCTGGTGGGGTTGGCGTACCCGGAACGGCTGGCCCGGGCCCGGCGGGCCGGTGGCACGTCGTACCTGATGGCGGGCGGGACCGCGGCGGAGCTGGCGGCGGGGTCGGGGCTGGCCGGGTCGGTGTGGCTGGCCGTCGCGGTGGCCGACCGCTCCCCCGGCGCGCCGACCGCCCGGGTCCGGCTCGCCACGCCGGTGGACGAGGCGACCGCGCGGGAGGCCGGCGGTCCGTTGCTGCGCACGGAGCGGGAGGTCGGCTGGTCCGGCGCGGACGTGGTGGCCCGCGAGGTGGTCCGGCTCGGCGCGATCGAGCTGGTCGACCGGCCGCTGGCCGCCCCGCCGCCGGAGCTGGTCGCCGAGGCGGTGCTGACCGGGCTGCGCCAGGGCGGCCTGGGGCTGCTGACCTGGACGCCCGCCGCCACGGCGCTGCGGCAGCGGCTGGCGTTCTGCCGGCACGCGCTCGGCGACGGCTGGCCGGAGGTGAGCGACGAGGCGCTGCTGGCCGACGCGCCGCGCTGGCTCGGCCCGGAACTGGCCCGGGCCCGCCGCCGGGCCGACCTCGCCCGGATCGACGTGACCGGCGCGCTGCGCCGGCTGCTGGACTGGTCGCAGGCGGCCCGCCTGGACGCGCTGGCCCCGGAGCGGCTCGACGTGCCGAGCGGCTCGCGGATCCGGGTCGACTACGCCGATCCGGCCGCGCCGGTGCTCGCGGTGAAGCTCCAGGAGACCTTCGGCTGGCGGGACGCGCCGCGGGTGGCCGACGGCCGGGTGCCGGTGCTGCTGCACCTGCTCTCCCCCGCCGGCCGACCGGTGGCGGTCACCGCCGACCTGGCCTCGTTCTGGCGGGTCGGCTATCCACAGGTCCGCGCGGAGTTGCGCGGACGCTATCCGCGCCACCCCTGGCCGGAGGACCCGACCACCGCCGCGCCGACCCGGCACGCCACCCCCCGGCGGCGTTGA
- a CDS encoding PP2C family protein-serine/threonine phosphatase, with protein sequence MTLKLRSVGASDRGLIRSGNQDALHAGRWLVAVADGMGGMAAGDLASRIAIDAVGPLDLETPEDALVAALQSGIELATARIHQAVVEDPERQGMGTTLTALLFSRTGSCLALAHVGDSRAYLFREGVLKQVTRDDTFVQMLVEQGLITPDQAASHPRRAVVTQALQGEQVSPSYATMVPWAGDRWLLCSDGLSNVVRADTLAEVLAGYPDREACARKLIDLALHAGGPDNVTVVIADIVDE encoded by the coding sequence ATGACCCTGAAGCTTCGTTCCGTCGGGGCGAGCGACCGTGGGCTGATCCGCAGCGGCAACCAGGACGCCCTCCATGCCGGCCGGTGGCTCGTCGCCGTCGCCGACGGCATGGGCGGCATGGCGGCCGGTGACCTGGCCAGCCGGATCGCCATCGACGCGGTCGGGCCGCTCGACCTGGAGACCCCCGAGGACGCGCTGGTCGCCGCCCTGCAGAGCGGGATAGAGCTGGCCACCGCGCGGATCCACCAGGCCGTCGTCGAGGACCCGGAACGCCAGGGCATGGGCACCACGCTGACCGCGCTGCTCTTCTCCCGCACCGGCAGCTGCCTGGCCCTGGCCCACGTCGGCGACTCCCGGGCCTATCTGTTCCGGGAGGGCGTGCTCAAGCAGGTCACCCGGGACGACACCTTCGTGCAGATGCTCGTCGAGCAGGGCCTGATCACCCCCGACCAGGCCGCCAGCCACCCCCGCCGGGCCGTGGTGACGCAGGCGTTGCAGGGCGAACAGGTCTCCCCGTCGTACGCGACGATGGTGCCCTGGGCCGGGGACCGCTGGCTGCTGTGCAGCGACGGCCTCTCCAACGTGGTCCGCGCCGACACCCTCGCCGAGGTGCTGGCCGGCTATCCCGACCGGGAGGCGTGCGCCCGCAAGTTGATCGACCTGGCCCTGCACGCCGGCGGCCCGGACAACGTCACCGTGGTGATCGCCGACATCGTCGACGAGTAG